The Humulus lupulus chromosome 3, drHumLupu1.1, whole genome shotgun sequence genome window below encodes:
- the LOC133825022 gene encoding uncharacterized protein LOC133825022, with protein MAMNNCNWPTERENKKVVGVLEVDPIALLTAQVASLTQLQQNNLAAQAMQAQVIGYFSRPTPNTYSNSYTPAWKNHPNLSLKNNQGLQPHHPQYTPQQPPHQLTYGLHSRPYYDPILHPSHPPPHPPMNPPTMQPDQLNQLMIETRSSIRNLETQIGQLAKMFSSRQQGNFPSSTEVNHKEQCQAVSLRSGTKYDEPTVDDKGKKTKDQHVTSPVQEEVTGDLRKKEKPKYTEPMPRIPYPQWFRKANLDKKFSKFLERLGLGEARLTTVTLQLADRSLTHPRAMGQALIDIQKGELRLKVQGDEVVFNVFKAMKYPSASDSCFSVRVLEEQDKRVYLIEDPLELSLIAILEECDASLSVIEEEKLLRVLTAHKLTIGWMLADIKGISPSKVMHWVIDPISDSDWVSPVQVVPKKGDMKVVNNDNNELIPTRRIPFGLCNALATFQRCMMSIFPDMVEKEGIVLGNKISRHGIEVDMAKISTIENLPPPVSVKGIRSFWAMLDFIGDNLRAFNKLKEKLVSAPIVVSSNWELPFELMYDASDYAVGVVLGQRVDMVFRMIYNASRTMNDAKLNYATTEKELLAIVFAFDKFRPYLIGNKEIVYTDH; from the exons atggccatgaataactgTAATTGGCCTACTGAGCGTGAGAATAAGAAGGTGGTAGGAGTCTTAGAAGTCGATCCTATTGCTTTATTGACCGCTCAAGTGGCATCTCTAACCCAATTGCAGCAGAATAACCTTGCCgcacaagcaatgcaa GCACAAGTTATTGGTTACTTTTCAAGACCTACACCTAACACCTACTCAAATTCATATACTCCTGCATGGAAAAATCACCCTAACCTGTCTTtgaaaaataatcaagggttacaacCGCATCATCCACAATACACACCTCAACAACCCCCTCATCAACTGACTTATGGACTACATTCTAGGCCCTATTATGATCCAATCCTAcacccatctcatccaccaccacatcctcCAATGAACCCACCAACAATGCAGCCAGACCAATTAAATCAACTCATGATAGAGACAAGGTCTTCAATCAGgaatttggagacacaaataggtCAATTGGCTAAAATGTTTTCTAGTAGACAGCAAGGGAATTTTCCTAGTTCCACAGAGGTAAATCATAAAGAGCAATGTCAAGCTGTTAGtctgaggagtgggactaagtatgatgaACCTACAGTGGATGACAAGGGGAAGAAGACAAAGGATCAACATGTTACTAGTCCAGTACAAGAGGAGGTTACTGGAGATCTTCGAAAGAAAGAAAAGCCAAAATACACCGAGCCTATGCCAAGGATTCCATATCCTCAATGGTTTCGAAAGGCCAATCTTGACAAaaaattctccaaatttcttgag AggcttggtttgggggaagctagactTACTACTGTTACTCTTCAACTGGCTGACCGTTCATTAACACATCCTAGAG CAATGGGGCAAGCATTGATAGACATTCAAAAGGGTGAGTTAAGGCTCAAAGTACAGGgtgatgaggttgtttttaatgtttttaaagcaATGAAATATCCTTCAGCCAGTGACAGTTGTTTTAGTGTTCGTGTATTGGAGGAACAAGACAAAAGGGTCTATCTTATTGAGGATCCACTTGAGTTAAGTTTGATTGCAATTCTTGAAGAGTGTGATG CTTCATTGTCTGTGATTGAAGAAGAGAAGCTTCTTAGGGTGTTGACGGCTCACAAACTAACAATTGGTTGGATGTTAGCAGATATAAAGGGTATTAGTCCTTCAAAAGTGATGCACT gGGTAATTGACCCAATATCTGACAGTGATTGGGTTAGTCCTGTCCAGGTAGTCCCGAAGAAGGGTGACATGAAGGTGgtaaataatgataataatgaacTTATTCCAACTCGTCG GATtccatttgggttatgtaatgctctcGCCAcctttcaaaggtgtatgatgtcTATCTTTCCAGACATGGTGGAAAAAG AAGGTATAGTCTTGGGCAACAAAATTTCACGCCATGGAATTGAGGTAGACATGGCCAAGATATCGACAATAGAAAATTTACCTCCTCCAGTGTCTGTTAAAGGGATTCGTAGTTTTTGGGCCAtgctggattttataggag ACAATTTAAGGGCATTTAATAAACTGAAGGAGAAATTGGTATCTGCTCCGATTGTTGTATCGTCGAATTGGGAACTTCCTTTTGAATTAATGTatgatgctagtgattatgcagtaggagTGGTTCTTGGACAGCGAGTTGACATGGTATTCAGAATGATTTATAATGCTAGTCGAACCATGAATGATGCAaaattaaattatgcaactaccgagaaggaattacttgcaatTGTCTTTGCATTTGACAAGTTcaggccatatttaattggtaataaggaGATTGTTTACACAGATCATTAA